In Rhopalosiphum padi isolate XX-2018 chromosome 3, ASM2088224v1, whole genome shotgun sequence, the genomic stretch TAGCTTGAAGCTCGAGGCTACTTATAACCGATCAAACGTACCCAATTCGTTCGAAAATAGGGCGTTTAAAACATCAGCAGTTGAAGTTTTTTCGGAAAGTAACATTGCTGAGATTATTGAAAgagcttatataaaattattgaccgAGGAAGAAGCTTATACTAGCAGAGGAAGCGGGTTTACCCTGGAATCTATAGATGGGCTATTGTTGACCGTGTACAAATACACACCGATGGACGGGTCGTCATACATACCGCTGCTTGCGTATATCGATAGGAAACGGGGTACAATAAATCCTCAGAATGTAGACCAACAGTGCTTCAAGTGGGCTGTATTAGCCAAGCATGTGACAGGGCCGGCGGTATACCGTATAGGAGAAAATTATAGACAACACGAGgacaaatacaatttcaatggTATATCGTTCCCAACGCCATTATCCGACGTTAAGAAATTCGAATATAATAACCCGACTGTCTCTGTGAATGTGTATGGGTTAGACAAAAAGTTTCAGCCACCGCGTAAATATCCGACGTACGAGGTGTACCCGCTACGTGTCGTTGATGAGGAGAAAGCCAACCACTTTGATCTGTTGTTGGTAGCAGACGAAAGCGGGTCGCATTACATCTACATCTCGAATTTTTCACGCCTTATACGCTCTCAAAAGACTGGACATAAAGAGACTGTCGTATTTTGCAAAAGGTGCTTTACCAGCTTTGACAAtcaaagatataaatataaattgaatggGCTTGAGGCGTTAACTCAGCATAAGCTTATATGCGGTGCACATAAGCCAATATTACCGGTGATGCCGAAAGAAGGTGAATGTCTGCAATTTGAAGCATGGAGAAACACTCAGAGACATCCTATAGTAATATATGCAGATTTCGAAACTATACTGATGAAGACGGATGAGAAGAAGGGgggaaatacaaaaataatgcaCAGACATGAAGCGATGAGCTATGGACTCATTGTGAAGGCGAGCAATGACGTACCGATAGAGCTATTAGCGAGACATGAGATACCAACGGAACCAACATTATATCGAGGAAGTGAGAGTCGACAGGACGTGGCGAGACATTTTGTCGAAACCGTGTCTGAAATAGCATTAAAGATAGAGAAGTTATTGAAAACGAATATTCCAATAAATATGTCCGCAGACGACATACAAGTTCATGAAGCAGCGACGCACTGCAATCTATGCAAAATCGAGTTTACCCCACCTTCAGAGGTACTATATCGTAAGACAGCTGACCATTGCTATCTCACAGGAAAATACCGTCAAGCTCTCTGCAATGTATGCAACCAAAAACTACAAACACCCGTTTTTGTACCGTGCTACTTCCATAACTTGTCCAACTATGACGCGCATCTGATAGTCACAGAACTTGGTTATGACACCCAGACTATTAGAGTAATACCAAACACTGAGGAAAAATACATATCATTCTCTAAATATGTGTCAAGTAAATTCCAAATCCGTTTCATAGACACTTTTAGATTCATGGCATCAGGACTATCAACTCTAGCTAAAAATCTTGTAACACCAGGTCTGGAGAACTTCAGAGAGACCgctaaagtttttaataaagtcGATATGTCGCTCGTGACTCGGAAGGGAGTGTACCCGTACGAGTACACAGATAGTTGGAGCAGGTTGGATGAAGAGAGACTACCGAGGAAGAGGGACTTTTATAGCACGTTAAACGAGTCGGGAATAAAGGAAGAGGAATACACGCATGCAAAGGAGGTCTGGGACCACTTCGGTTGCAAGACGTTGGGCGAGTACAGTGATCTGTACTTGAAAATCGACGTGTTGCTGCTGGCGGACGTCCTTGAAAATTTTCGCGATGTGTGCCTTAAGACATACAACTTGGACGCGGCGTATTATTTCACTGCACCAGGATCAAGTTTTGACGCGATGTTGAAGTTTACCGGGAAAAAGTTGGAGCTGTTGAGTGATTACGATATGTTATTAATGTATGAGAATGGTtagtatatcaatataatttttaaaaatacgtgtataataataatcttgtaTATTCTTCATAGGTATTCGTGGTGGATTAGTGCAGGCAAGCATGAGACATGCCAAAGCCAATAATATAAAGACCCCAGACTATGACGAAACTAAGGAGAAATCGTGGTTGATATACCAGgactgtaaatatatttatttatttattttattttacttttttttttttttattattaatttttcaaacttaaactTTACAGGTAATAATCTCTATGGCTGGGCTATGTGTCAGTATATGCCATACGGTGACTTCAATTGGGTTGAATCCAACTTGAACGGACTGAGTGAGATGTCACCAACGTCAGACAAAGGGCGAGTCTACGAAATTGATGTCTCATACCCACAACATTTACATGATAAACATAATGACCTGCCTTTTCTGCCACAAAACGGTATACCATCAGGCTCAAAGGTGAAAAAATTGATGTCAACGTTTCAGcagaagaaaaattatattaaacattaccgGAACCTATAGCAGGCAATTGAAAATGGGTTAATAGttgaaaaagtaaatatttttattttacaagatttaaacagatttttaacattatatcttaatttatagGTGCATAGAGTTTTAGAATTTAGCCAGTCTGCATGGTTGGCGGATTACATTAACTTAAACACAGAGATGAGGAAGAAGGCACAGAACGACTTTGAGAAAGACTTTttcaaattaatgaataatgcgGTATTTGGtatgttattttacttaatccaatttaactatattaccaACAGTTTCTTTTTTCAGGGAAGACTATGCAATCGAAAAGAAAGGAAATGAAGATGGAGTTGGTGTCGTGTGAGAGACGATTacaaaaacttattaataagACGACATTTAAACATGCTACCAACTATAACGAAAACCTGAACGCGGTGGCactagaaaacaaaataatcaaatttgatAAGCCtatatatattggtaaatatactttaaattttctattttacatttattaacatattttgtataggaTTTGCTGTTCTTGACATTTCCAAGACGATGATGTACGATTATCACTACAACGTAATGCAGAAGCACTATGGTGATAATATCAAACTTATGTATACTGATActggtaaacatattataactaatttaaagtataaacttaatttatatatatattaattattatttcagattCGTTGGTATACCATATTAAAACTGAAGATTTTTACAAAGACTTGATTGAGAATCCCAACTTGATGGATAGATTAGACACGTCAGACTTGCCTCCTATCCATCCGTGCTACACTACAGCTAGGAAGAAGGTGCCCGGGTTTTTCTCTGATGAAGCAAAAGGACATATAATGACAGAGTTTTGTGCACTACGTGCAAAATCATACGCGTACAACATATATACAGGAGAAGAGGATGTGGTGAGAGAGCAGATCAAGGCGAAGGGTGTAAGACAACATGTGGTTAAAAACCATATGACGTTGGAGGATCATGTTAAGTGTTTGTTCGGAGATGAAAGTCTTGATAAATATACAGAAAATGTATCCATTCGCTCATTCAAACACCAGCTAATTAcaatcaaaacaaataaattaacatacaaCAACTACGATGACAAAAGAGTGGTGCTAGACGATAAAATACATACACTGGCTCACGGTCATTATAGTTTAgagtaagtttttaaattattctatatttttcaaattattttacttatatttataattttatagggaTGATAACGAGCAGATTGTTGATTGGCCAGATCATGAGTTTACTGTAGACGTTGCTGGGCGTGAGTGGGAGGAATCGGATAAAGATTTAATGAGATTACTTCTAAGGGAATGcatgtcaaaataattaaatactatgttttttttttgttatgtattgtaattgtaaaatatatcacttgaataatttttatatatatatatattaatgttatctaTAACCATTTATTGGAAATATTAGGttacctatgtaaaataaaaaacaatgttaaaatattattattgttatatttttaagaattatttataaaccattttcTTATAgcaaaaactttataaaatgtacattgttTAGGATTAAATTCCATATGAAAAATACAACAAGGTAAAGTTTCGTCATCACATATTTGATCCATACGAGGGCAGCCCAAGTCTTCAATGTTGATGAGTGCGACGTGTGGTATATACTCCATAAGAACTTGTTTTTTCTGTTCTCCTTTGACATAAATGCAGTTGAactttaatgaattcaatattCTACTTAGTTCCTCATATTCGACATCACCGTAATCTATAGACAGTTGATGATAATTGCGTTCAAGCCACTTATTAGTCTTTCGACTTTTGTTGTCTtgcatacattttgaatttttaaaaacccaGTGTTAAGTCGCCCATGTTTCTATGTCTACTATAGACATTtctttaatcatatatttattgtttacgcCAAGAACGCATTGCATGTCCAAGATGGCCGAAGACATTATGGCTTatctttataatagtattaacacGAGTGAGTATAGCAGGTATTATGATTTTCTTCGAGTAAATACTCGATTTTATCTAATTTAGACGAAAACGATTTGATCGACTGTTCgagatttgaaataattttatttgtttcaccAGACTGAGAACTAGCAAACACGTTTATGTCTGTAGCTCGACTGACACTATTTTCTAATGTCACTTGTATTTATCCAGCTATTGTGTGTATTATCGAACCCGAGCCATTTGACAAAAATTTGATCCCCCTTCTTacgtataattttttcaactaaaaagtCATTTGGATagtttgttttcaatatttcttcTGAATAAAAGCAACCAGCAATCGGTTTTCCACTATAATCTTGTAGCTGATAAGTAGTAGGTAacgtttcattaattttaacaattttgaatatttctgtAGACCAGCTCGGCAAATAACCTTTTGTAAACACACCTTTATATGTGCTTATACGGACATTATcgcctatgttaaatttattttttcgtttaattattttacgttgCTTTATCATCACAGATGTTGGATTTGTATCAGCTTGCACCGGTGTCATGCCTATTGTTCtatgttttgaattattatattcgttgatCAACGACGGTAGAATAGAAATCCATTTGTGCGATCCTCGTGCTGTAAACtctctatacattttttcttttaatgtacGGTTGAAACGTTCTACTATACAAGCTTTCATAGTACTATAAGtcgaatatttatgtatgttgtgCTTCACCATCAACGCATCAAATGTAGAATTGTAAAATTCTTTACCATTATCGAGCTGTAATAGTTTTGGTGTGCG encodes the following:
- the LOC132925715 gene encoding uncharacterized protein LOC132925715, which encodes MFNCDQCPLMFTRKDSLLRHKIIHRGIRFPCSVCIKTFSLVSSFKRHEKNSHGIVPAHRQPAPIVAQPTRQSVIQFAPSVAPQGDLQITPQIFVPDIPAGGSNMLSEDEICMAAMDAFENEKVQDDNTDSYTTTSVNGKRVSTANTTSAARAKKARMDMVKSPGLVEISSSAGRKIIWYFTKNFNNVKNYTDFLRPLTPALSDMMKNHVQQHPIKFSLKLEATYNRSNVPNSFENRAFKTSAVEVFSESNIAEIIERAYIKLLTEEEAYTSRGSGFTLESIDGLLLTVYKYTPMDGSSYIPLLAYIDRKRGTINPQNVDQQCFKWAVLAKHVTGPAVYRIGENYRQHEDKYNFNGISFPTPLSDVKKFEYNNPTVSVNVYGLDKKFQPPRKYPTYEVYPLRVVDEEKANHFDLLLVADESGSHYIYISNFSRLIRSQKTGHKETVVFCKRCFTSFDNQRYKYKLNGLEALTQHKLICGAHKPILPVMPKEGECLQFEAWRNTQRHPIVIYADFETILMKTDEKKGGNTKIMHRHEAMSYGLIVKASNDVPIELLARHEIPTEPTLYRGSESRQDVARHFVETVSEIALKIEKLLKTNIPINMSADDIQVHEAATHCNLCKIEFTPPSEVLYRKTADHCYLTGKYRQALCNVCNQKLQTPVFVPCYFHNLSNYDAHLIVTELGYDTQTIRVIPNTEEKYISFSKYVSSKFQIRFIDTFRFMASGLSTLAKNLVTPGLENFRETAKVFNKVDMSLVTRKGVYPYEYTDSWSRLDEERLPRKRDFYSTLNESGIKEEEYTHAKEVWDHFGCKTLGEYSDLYLKIDVLLLADVLENFRDVIKF
- the LOC132923762 gene encoding LOW QUALITY PROTEIN: uncharacterized protein LOC132923762 (The sequence of the model RefSeq protein was modified relative to this genomic sequence to represent the inferred CDS: substituted 1 base at 1 genomic stop codon), whose translation is MLKFTGKKLELLSDYDMLLMYENGIRGGLVQASMRHAKANNIKTPDYDETKEKSWLIYQDCNNLYGWAMCQYMPYGDFNWVESNLNGLSEMSPTSDKGRVYEIDVSYPQHLHDKHNDLPFLPQNGIPSGSKVKKLMSTFQQKKNYIKHYRNLXQAIENGLIVEKVHRVLEFSQSAWLADYINLNTEMRKKAQNDFEKDFFKLMNNAVFGKTMQSKRKEMKMELVSCERRLQKLINKTTFKHATNYNENLNAVALENKIIKFDKPIYIGFAVLDISKTMMYDYHYNVMQKHYGDNIKLMYTDTDSLVYHIKTEDFYKDLIENPNLMDRLDTSDLPPIHPCYTTARKKVPGFFSDEAKGHIMTEFCALRAKSYAYNIYTGEEDVVREQIKAKGVRQHVVKNHMTLEDHVKCLFGDESLDKYTENVSIRSFKHQLITIKTNKLTYNNYDDKRVVLDDKIHTLAHGHYSLEDDNEQIVDWPDHEFTVDVAGREWEESDKDLMRLLLRECMSK